TCCGGCCAGCCGGGGAGCCTGATATGGCTGGTTCCGGCACCTGCGGACCGCTAGACTTTGCCGGCGGAAAGGTTCGCCCATGAATGACGACGATCCAGTGCGCGACGCCTTGGGACGCCTGAAAGAAATGGCTGGCAAGTGGCTGTCGCCGGAAGTTCCGGTGGATGACAAGCTGCGCGAGTTCAGCGAAATCCTCGGCGCTCCACTGAATGAGGCAGACGATTCCCGGACCGATCTTATTGACCCCGACTTTGTGAAAGAACAGTACGGCCGTCTTGAAACCTGGGGGCGTATCTGGTTCCGGCAGGAGCTTTCCGGAACGGAACACATCCCCCCGGCTGGTCAGGGTGCTGTACTGGTATCAAACCACGCAATTCTCGCACTTGATTCGCTGTTTCTGTTCGAGCGCATTTACCACGAAACCGGCCGTATCGTCCGGCCCACGGTAGACAAGAACAGCATCCGGGTGCCCTATTTCCGCCAGTGGATGCAGAAGCTGGGCGCGGTTTATGGATCCCGCGAGAACGCGGTCCACCTGTGCAAGTCCGGCGAACTGACCCTCTCCTACCCCGGAGGCGCCCGCGAGGCACTCAAACCCACACGGGACCGCTATGCCCTTTATTGGGAAAAATCACTTGGATTCGTCAAGGTGGCTGTTGAAGCAGGGGTGCCGATCATCCCTGTGGCGAGCATTGGCGGTGACGATGCATATGTGAGCCTGCTCGAAGACAATGTGCTGGTGCAGCGGCTGCTCGGCACCGACAAATACAAAATGCCGCTTTATCTGGGACTGGGCCTCCTGCCGTTACCTGTTAAACTCCGTTTCGTCGTCGGCGAACCTGTCTATCTCAATCTCCCGCCGTGGAAGGCTGACGACGACGATGCCCTGTGGGAAATCCAGAACTCCATCAAGGAGAAGCTGGAACTGATGATTGAGGAAGAACTGGTCAGAAGGGGCAGGGGCATCTAGCCTTCTGATATATGACTACCAAAACCCGTAAACCGGCTTCCAGGCGGCCCCACAAGGGTCAGGTGGTCCACACAACGGCACTAACTGTTGAGAACGAGCCACTACCACGACCTGCGGCCGAGGAAACCGGAGCTGTGGCGGCTGGCGGAGACTTCTATCAGAAATGGCGGGCGAATTTGCGCCAGTGGGTTGCGAAGCGAAATACACCACCACGCCTCGCTGATGTCATTCTCGTTCTGCCCGATTTTGTTCATCTTCTGGTGAGACTGATGGCCGACGAGCGGATGCCCCTGAGGGAAAAGCTCATTATCGGCTCGGCACTGGCTTATTTCGCCCTGCCGATTGATCTGGCTGCCGAGATCGTGCTGGGACCAATCGGCTACCTGGATGACATCCTGCTTGCCCTATTCATCCTCGACCGCATGGTGAACAAGATTGATGCCAGTATCCTGCGCGAGCACTGGGCTGGCGATGGCGACGTTCTGCTGGCGATCCGCTCGGCTACCGGAAATGTACAGGAAATCATCGGCCCCGGTTTCCGGGGGAGATTCGCACGGATATTTTCCTGGATCAGTTCCTCTGAAAGGAACAATGGCAGCCGAAAGGAGCCCGCGTGAGCCGGCATGCATTTTCCGGGGTCGTGGTTTTTCCCATTCTTCTCCTCGCCTCCGGCTGCATTCTGGGGTCGGCACGGCCACCACTCGGTGTCTGGGTTCCGGCCGAGGGGGAAAGCCGCCCCCTCAACTCGGCCGATGAAACGGCACTGCTCGCCGAACGGGCCCGCGAGTCGGGGATTACTGACCTTTTCGTCCAGGTGTTCCGGGGCGGCCGGGCATGGTGGCCATCCGACCAGTTTGAACGTGGACCATACGCCGGCCTTGATCCGGTCGCCGATCTCATCCAGCGAACCCGGCCCCACGGAATCCGGGTACACGCATGGATCAATGTCTACAGCCTGAGTACCCGGCCATCGGCAAAAGCCCTGAAACGCTTACCTGAATCCGCCTGGACCCGCGACAACCTTGGCCGGAGCGTCGTCGCCTACAGCGGCGAATCGCGGGAGTCGCTGGAGGCCGATATCGATTCACCCGGCCTCTGGCTGGACCCCGCCTCACCTGACGCACAGGCATTTATTCTGGCCGCTGTGGACGAATTGACAGCACGCTATCCGCAGCTCGCCGGTATTCACCTTGATTTCGTGCGCTATCCCTATGCCCTCCCCATGAAGCCAGCCGCGAATCTTGCGCGTGGCATCGAATTCGGATTTGGTGATGCCGCCATCGAGAGATTTGAGAAAGAGACTGGAATGGAGGTTCCATTCCAGGGAGTAACCGGCGAATCCGCCCGGAAGTTTGCCGACTGGCGACGCGAACAGATCACTCAGCTGGTTCATGAAATCCGCAAGCGTA
The sequence above is drawn from the Deltaproteobacteria bacterium genome and encodes:
- a CDS encoding acyltransferase family protein, whose product is MNDDDPVRDALGRLKEMAGKWLSPEVPVDDKLREFSEILGAPLNEADDSRTDLIDPDFVKEQYGRLETWGRIWFRQELSGTEHIPPAGQGAVLVSNHAILALDSLFLFERIYHETGRIVRPTVDKNSIRVPYFRQWMQKLGAVYGSRENAVHLCKSGELTLSYPGGAREALKPTRDRYALYWEKSLGFVKVAVEAGVPIIPVASIGGDDAYVSLLEDNVLVQRLLGTDKYKMPLYLGLGLLPLPVKLRFVVGEPVYLNLPPWKADDDDALWEIQNSIKEKLELMIEEELVRRGRGI
- a CDS encoding DUF1232 domain-containing protein, producing MTTKTRKPASRRPHKGQVVHTTALTVENEPLPRPAAEETGAVAAGGDFYQKWRANLRQWVAKRNTPPRLADVILVLPDFVHLLVRLMADERMPLREKLIIGSALAYFALPIDLAAEIVLGPIGYLDDILLALFILDRMVNKIDASILREHWAGDGDVLLAIRSATGNVQEIIGPGFRGRFARIFSWISSSERNNGSRKEPA
- a CDS encoding family 10 glycosylhydrolase, which translates into the protein MSRHAFSGVVVFPILLLASGCILGSARPPLGVWVPAEGESRPLNSADETALLAERARESGITDLFVQVFRGGRAWWPSDQFERGPYAGLDPVADLIQRTRPHGIRVHAWINVYSLSTRPSAKALKRLPESAWTRDNLGRSVVAYSGESRESLEADIDSPGLWLDPASPDAQAFILAAVDELTARYPQLAGIHLDFVRYPYALPMKPAANLARGIEFGFGDAAIERFEKETGMEVPFQGVTGESARKFADWRREQITQLVHEIRKRTKKKMRLSAAVLAWQDRAYLSSFQDWRRWLEEGAIDFAVPMAYSRDDRFFRYLATSSMATRPPGEPPHARVWVGLGAWDIGADPDAFHTQLDIAAAVQPDGVVLFSYDNIAKSPALIEILRRWNRGESAPPPPGTPEEPKSLIDYIDWDQRQYRKQQEAERVKSGSPPSSHETRP